One Etheostoma cragini isolate CJK2018 chromosome 19, CSU_Ecrag_1.0, whole genome shotgun sequence DNA segment encodes these proteins:
- the ache gene encoding acetylcholinesterase, whose translation MQTSLLLLLSPILVLSFLIPACSSQSELDLIVQTHTGQVRGIRMPVVDRSYVTSFLGIPFAEPPVGKRRFRRAEPKRPWTAVYDANAYPNACYQFVDTSYPGFQGSEMWNPNREMSEDCLYLNVWVPSSPRPHNLTVMVWIYGGGFYSGSSSLDVYDGRYLAHSETVIVVSMNYRIGAFGFLALHGSSEAPGNVGLLDQRMALQWVQDNIHFFGGNPKQVTIFGESAGAASVGFHLLSPDSRPTFTRAILQSGVPNCPWASVSPAEARRRATLLGKLVGCNGGNDTELVDCLRSKPPQELIDQEWQVLPWSALFRFSFVPVVDGEVVPDTPEAMLSSGNFKDTQILLGINQDEGSYFLLYGAPGFSKDNESLISRENFLEGVKLSVPHANDIGLEAVVLQYTDWMDENNGLKNRDAMDDIVGDHNVICPLAHFARSYAQHTALKTNMGGGMNSGGNSQGGVYLYLFDHRASNLAWPEWMGVIHGYEIEFVFGLPLEKRLNYTVEEEKLSQRMMKYWANFARTGNPNVNHDGMVESKRRWPVFTVSEQKHIGLNTESVKVYKGLRNQMCAFWNRFLPRLLNITDNIDEAERQWKVEFHRWSSYMMHWKSQFDHYSKQERCAEL comes from the exons ATGCAGACTTcgctccttctcctcctttcccCAATCCTCGTCCTGTCCTTCCTCATCCCCGCCTGCTCCTCCCAGAGCGAGCTAGACCTCATTGTTCAGACGCACACCGGTCAAGTCCGCGGCATCCGCATGCCTGTGGTGGACCGAAGCTACGTCACGTCTTTCCTGGGCATCCCCTTTGCTGAGCCGCCAGTAGGGAAGCGCCGCTTCCGTCGTGCTGAGCCCAAGCGTCCGTGGACCGCGGTGTACGACGCCAACGCCTACCCCAATGCCTGCTACCAGTTTGTGGACACGTCATACCCAGGCTTCCAGGGCAGCGAGATGTGGAACCCAAACAGAGAGATGAGCGAGGACTGCCTGTACCTCAATGTCTGGGTGCCCTCCTCACCCAGACCGCACAATCTCACTGTCATGGTGTGGATCTACGGTGGAG GGTTCTACAGTGGGTCCTCTTCTCTGGATGTGTATGATGGCCGTTACCTAGCTCACAGTGAGACGGTCATTGTGGTTTCCATGAACTACCGGATCGGTGCCTTCGGCTTCCTCGCTCTACATGGCAGCTCTGAGGCTCCCGGCAACGTGGGTCTGCTGGACCAGAGGATGGCACTGCAGTGGGTACAAGATAACATCCACTTCTTCGGCGGAAACCCCAAACAG GTGACTATCTTTGGGGAGAGTGCCGGTGCTGCTTCAGTTGGATTCCATCTCTTGTCTCCAGACAGCCGACCAACCTTCACCAGGGCCATCCTCCAGAGCGGAGTCCCCAACTGTCCCTGGGCCTCGGTCAGCCCCGCCGAGGCCCGCAGACGGGCCACCTTGCTGGGTAAACTAGTTGGCTGCAATGGAGGCAACGACACCGAGCTGGTGGACTGTCTGCGCAGTAAACCTCCACAGGAGCTCATCGACCAGGAGTGGCAG GTCCTGCCGTGGTCAGCCCTCTTCCGGTTTTCATTCGTCCCTGTTGTGGATGGCGAGGTTGTGCCCGACACCCCCGAGGCCATGCTCAGCTCTGGCAACTTTAAAGACACTCAGATCCTGCTCGGGATCAACCAGGACGAAGGCTCCTACTTCCTGCTGTACGGAGCGCCGGGCTTCAGCAAGGACAACGAGAGCCTGATCTCCAGAGAAAACTTCCTGGAAG GTGTCAAGCTGAGTGTACCACATGCTAACGATATTGGCCTGGAGGCGGTGGTGCTGCAGTACACTGACTGGATGGATGAGAATAACGGGCTGAAGAACCGCGACGCCATGGACGACATAGTGGGCGACCATAACGTCATCTGCCCACTGGCGCACTTTGCTCGCTCCTACGCCCAGCACACTGCCCTCAAGACTAACATGGGAGGAGGGATGAACAGTGGAGGAAACTCCCAAG GAGGGGTCTACCTTTACCTGTTTGACCACCGAGCGTCCAACCTGGCATGGCCCGAGTGGATGGGTGTGATCCACGGCTACGAGATTGAATTTGTCTTCGGCCTGCCACTGGAGAAGAGACTCAACTACACTGTAGAAGAGGAGAAACTGAGCCAACGCATGATGAAATACTGGGCCAACTTTGCACGAACTGG AAATCCCAACGTGAACCATGACGGGATGGTGGAAAGCAAGAGGCGCTGGCCTGTGTTCACTGTCAGCGAGCAGAAACATATCGGGCTTAACACTGAATCGGTGAAGGTCTACAAAGGTCTGAGGAACCAGATGTGTGCTTTCTGGAACCGCTTCCTGCCACGCCTCCTCAACATCACTG ACAACATAGACGAGGCGGAGCGCCAGTGGAAGGTGGAGTTCCACCGCTGGTCCTCTTACATGATGCATTGGAAGAGCCAGTTTGACCACTACAGCAAGCAAGAGCGCTGCGCCGAGCTCTAA